ATCCGTCGAACGCTGATTCAGGTCGGTGCCGGCTGCGATATGTTGCTTAAGTGCCTCAAGATTCCCTTCACCTGCTGCCTTGAAGACATCCACATTGGGTGGGGCTGGTTTCGCGGTTTCTTCTTTATTGCCGCAGCCAATTAGCAGCGCGGCAATCAGTGGGGTTATGAGTAGTTGATTCATTTGTTTCAATTCAGTCCATCTTGTCACTTTTACTACGCGTGTCTGGCGGACTTTGTTACCATTTTTCTCGAAGTTTATTTGCTGCCGCCCCGAATAACCCCTTGCTGTGCCGCTTCGAGTCCGGCGTCCATTTTGTTGAGGACACTGTTGAGTTGTGGATGATCAAATTCGTCACGGAAATTTTCAATCAACCGGCGGCGGTTGGCAATGTTTTGTGCGGGTGCCTCGTTGATGCCCTGCATCAGCGCGCTGAGCGGCAGTTTTATCGCTCCCCAATTTAACGCTCCGCTTTCTTCCTGCTGGGCCATCCCTTCCCGCATGGTTTGCATCAGCAACACATCCGCCTTCGGATCCGCGCCAATGTGACGGAGGATCGCATCGCGAATGGCGTACCGGTCAAGGTCGTCGGTAAGCCGATCATCGTTCATCACGGTATGAAAAATTGGCAACGCATCCGTTCCCAAAACCTGCCGCAGATAACGCAGCACATCGCCATCGAGCCGGCCGTCAGCGGTGATGAGCAGTGTCTTGGCGGTGTCCACAAAAACGAGGTCCTTGTATTTCACGAGGATGGCGTAGAGAAAACCTTTTGCGCGGCGATCCACCGCCATCGAGTCGGCCGTGATGGGCGGCAGCTCCGTGAGCAAGCGCCGTGTGGCCTCGAGAATTTTGTCCACGTACAGGTCACGCGCGATTTCTTGCAGGGCGGTTTCGAGATAGGCCACCTCCACACCGCGTCGGGTGTTTTCCAAAATCTTTAGCAGCAACTGCTCCGCCTGTTCCGAGCCGATGGCCGCCACCACCTCCAGCAACCCCAATCGCAGTGTGGCCGGAAATTCATCGTTTGGTTTCGGAAACGGCCGGAAATAATTCCAGGCTGATGCGGCAAGTTTCTTACCCTCTTTGCCGTTGCTTTTGTCTCCGGCAGTTTTCTTTTCTTTGGCCGCTTGCGCTTTGGGGGGGTCCAGCGATCCTAATTCCAAATCTACATTCCGCTCCAAAAAATTTGCTATCCCCGGCAGCGCCGCATCCCCCCGGTCGACCAGCGATTCCAGAAAATACACCGCCCGCCGTTTCACCCGTGTGTCGCCCGGCTTCAACTCCTGCAACCGCGCCAGAATTTCTTGCACTGTGGCCACTGTGGGTTCCTGGGCTTCATGGCCATCCACGGTAACAATCACCGCCGCCCGCGCTTTCGCCGCATTCAACTCACCGCGCATCCCGGCTTTGGTCTCCTCATTGGTGCGTACCAAATCTGAAGCTGCCTCATCCCGGGCTGAGGAATGTCCCGTCGAAACCATCCAGAACGTGGCTCCCGAGGTCAACCCCGCCGTCACCAAAATTAGAATCATATTTTTCATAACAGGATGATGGTGAAACTCTGGCTCAAGGCCAATTTCAAATCAATACGCCAAAAAGGCAAAGTGGTTACATTCACTGAAATAAAATAGTCGAATGTTTTATTGATAAAAAACTACCCGTGAATGACCACCATTTTGGTTTCGGTCATTTCCTCGATGGCGTACTTGGGGCCTTCCTTGCCGAGGCCGCTGTCTTTGAGCCCTCCGTAGGGCATGAGGTCGGCGCGCCACATGGGGCCCCAGTTGATGTGCAGGTTGCCGCTCTCCACCTCGCGGGCGAAACGCAGGGCGGCGTCGAGGTTTTCGGTGAAGATGCCGGCGCTGAGGCCGTAGGGGGTATCGTTGGCCAGCGCAATGGCTTCGTCAATGTTCGCTGCGCGTGTGACGCCGACAGCGGGACCAAAGAGTTCGTCGCAGCTCAGGCGCATGTCGGGGCTGACATCGGCAAGCAGCGCGGGCTGGACGACTGCGCCGTCGCGTTCGCCGCCGCAGAGGAGGCGCGCGCCGTTGGTGGCGGCTGCGCCAATCCACTCTGCCACGCGCACGGCGTCACCTTCGCGCACGAGCGGCCCGACGTTGGTGCCTTCGGCCAACTGATCGCCCGCGGTGAGGCCAGCGACGCGCGGCTGCAGTTCGTCGAGCAGATTATCGTGAATGCCCGGCGTGGCGATGACGCGTTGGCAGGAGATGCAAACTTGTCCGGCATTGGCAAAGCCGGTGGCGACGGTGGCGGCGGCAACCTTCTCGAGGTCGGCGTCGTCGAGCACAATGAGCGGGCTGTTGGAGCCGAGCTCCATGGTTACACGCTTCAGCCCGGCGGCGGCGCAGATGGCCTTGCCCACCTCGGCACTACCGGTGAAGCTGATTTTGCGAATGCGATCCTCCGCGCAGATTGCCGCGCCAATGGAACTTCCCAGGCCGGTGAGGCAGGCGATCGCTTCTGGAGGCAGGCCAGCCTCGAGCAGAATCTCCACTAGCTTCAAGGCCGAGAGCGGGGTGTCGGTGGCGGGCTTAATGAGGACGGCGTTGCCTGCGGCAATGGCGGGGCCAATCTTGTGCGCCACGAGGTTGAGCGGAAAGTTGAAGGGCGTGATGGCCGCGACGATACCCACGGGAACACGTAATGTGAATCCGAGCTTGCCTGCACCACCGGGCGCGGCATCGAGCGGCAGCACCTCGCCGGTGATGCGCCGGGCTTCGTCGGCCGAAAGGTCAATCGTCTCCGCCGCGCGCGTGACCTCGAGTTTTCCCTCGGCCAGAATCTTGCCTTCCTCGGTCGATAAAAGTGTGCCGATTTCATCTTCGCGCGCGCGCAGGAGTAGTGCCGCCTTGCGCAAAATGTCGCAACGCTCCAGCGCTGGCATTG
This sequence is a window from Limisphaerales bacterium. Protein-coding genes within it:
- a CDS encoding aldehyde dehydrogenase family protein — protein: MKMFLKSKWAERDSRIDVVNPFNGEAFDTVPAATPADVTAAVDGLVEGAKIMRAMPALERCDILRKAALLLRAREDEIGTLLSTEEGKILAEGKLEVTRAAETIDLSADEARRITGEVLPLDAAPGGAGKLGFTLRVPVGIVAAITPFNFPLNLVAHKIGPAIAAGNAVLIKPATDTPLSALKLVEILLEAGLPPEAIACLTGLGSSIGAAICAEDRIRKISFTGSAEVGKAICAAAGLKRVTMELGSNSPLIVLDDADLEKVAAATVATGFANAGQVCISCQRVIATPGIHDNLLDELQPRVAGLTAGDQLAEGTNVGPLVREGDAVRVAEWIGAAATNGARLLCGGERDGAVVQPALLADVSPDMRLSCDELFGPAVGVTRAANIDEAIALANDTPYGLSAGIFTENLDAALRFAREVESGNLHINWGPMWRADLMPYGGLKDSGLGKEGPKYAIEEMTETKMVVIHG